A genomic segment from Gavia stellata isolate bGavSte3 chromosome 4, bGavSte3.hap2, whole genome shotgun sequence encodes:
- the CENPM gene encoding centromere protein M isoform X2: MAVVRPFDKLPALNSAVFLLVGSDEGLQQKLAEAILREKKNFKISILKNVEASLAHVDATFFLGKVCFLVTGVGRVNYCSVEMNAIWKLGEVYCSPVLFCELELEGIRVATAQRLVRMLQICAGHIPGVSALCFGSLMRNSADD, encoded by the exons ATGGCGGTGGTGCGGCCCTTCGATAAGCTCCCGGCGCTCAACTCCGCCGTCTTCCTG CTGGTGGGTTCGGACGAAGGCCTCCAGCAGAAGCTGGCGGAGGCGATCCTCCGAGAGAAGAAGAACTTCAAGATCAGTAT CTTGAAGAATGTTGAAGCTTCCCTAGCTCATGTGGATGCCACCTTCTTCCTGGGGAAAGTATGCTTTCTTGTCACTGGGG TTGGCAGGGTGAATTACTGCAGCGTAGAGATGAATGCCATCTGGAAACTGGGAGAAGTCTACTGCAGTCCTGTACTGTTCTGTGAGCTGGAG ttgGAAGGGATACGAGTTGCCACTGCTCAGCGACTTGTCCGGATGTTACAGATCTGTGCTGGTCATATACCAGGAGTTTCTGCCTTGTGCTTTGGCTCGCTAATGAGGAACTCTGCTGATGACTAG
- the CENPM gene encoding centromere protein M isoform X1: MAVVRPFDKLPALNSAVFLLVGSDEGLQQKLAEAILREKKNFKISIHLATSLPLPSERDHLRPRIDLIAFMIDIKSKYSLKNVEASLAHVDATFFLGKVCFLVTGVGRVNYCSVEMNAIWKLGEVYCSPVLFCELELEGIRVATAQRLVRMLQICAGHIPGVSALCFGSLMRNSADD, from the exons ATGGCGGTGGTGCGGCCCTTCGATAAGCTCCCGGCGCTCAACTCCGCCGTCTTCCTG CTGGTGGGTTCGGACGAAGGCCTCCAGCAGAAGCTGGCGGAGGCGATCCTCCGAGAGAAGAAGAACTTCAAGATCAGTAT TCACCTTGCTACATCCCTCCCCTTACCTTCAGAGAGGGATCACCTTCGGCCCAGGATAGATCTGATTGCATTTATGATTGACATCAAGAGCAAATACAG CTTGAAGAATGTTGAAGCTTCCCTAGCTCATGTGGATGCCACCTTCTTCCTGGGGAAAGTATGCTTTCTTGTCACTGGGG TTGGCAGGGTGAATTACTGCAGCGTAGAGATGAATGCCATCTGGAAACTGGGAGAAGTCTACTGCAGTCCTGTACTGTTCTGTGAGCTGGAG ttgGAAGGGATACGAGTTGCCACTGCTCAGCGACTTGTCCGGATGTTACAGATCTGTGCTGGTCATATACCAGGAGTTTCTGCCTTGTGCTTTGGCTCGCTAATGAGGAACTCTGCTGATGACTAG